The following is a genomic window from Prunus persica cultivar Lovell chromosome G7, Prunus_persica_NCBIv2, whole genome shotgun sequence.
taagtccgttccaaaagaatggcttgtatgtatccatgaattattaatgcaaattttacagattgtaagatggatacattgataatacactgcacagattaaagtcccataagaacagaatatgggtatagcagtgatcaatatgatgcacgcctgttgcgtagcaaatgatgtggattgaagtcccgaaaggacaatcctttgacatgtcaatattgatattgtgcacgcctaatgcatagcaaattgtatgggttaaagtcccagaaattaattgacatgtatgtattaatctgtggcatgcctgcagcatgacagatatatgggttctaaatgttccaactctctaaatagagattatccacgccctactgtaaaataacgctccattggaggttataatccacattctcacataataaaagccccatgaagtggcttgggtacccaaaagcaaagaaatgcttataattgatgcatgcgcatgcacatgagaatggtgagatcatgaattgatgaatgacaatttttggttttggagtagctactcaaatcatcaatgggctgtgttgattggaaccacgttcaattattaaatgtcgacaatatcattggccaaaatggaatgaggtaattccattatagatgagaatgaacgtgaaagaacaaacccacaatacgaaccccaaaatttgttaatactgaaagttatacttgggtgttcgaaataaaagggaatatacctactttgtatgacacactgttttctggcagaaacaaggaatgttgggttatctccatatttacagattcaattgtgccccgcttattacacaattacggaaaccaacatattatctttaagggttattaaatgcacagagcatatcgccagaagcgatttcctaaagatgtataaatagctgggtaaaagctatataatgtgtcataaagtttaatcccttttagacaaaatccgttgagaggattgacattgcataaagcaagtccctaaaggacatgtgcttgaagcacaaaatttgtactcaatattaatatgcataaattacctcagcgagtacattgattataatgtgattgcaacacattaaagcttctgcagaattcatgaaatatttgtctcgatcgagcattatgccaacgagattcttgcttatactaagaaagtattgaagcatttttatgagtctTATTCattggtccttaaatgtttttccggaagtatactagaccagatagagctcagctccatcaccaccactttgGGATGGCTAGtcataaatttttcagggggagatattcatcagggggagcgtggttttaataaagaccttcatacactgtactctttttccttcatccaggtttttttatcccactggatttttcctggtaaggttttaacgaggcagtgtcgctcaaagattgactcacagaagcagtgtcaactacgatattcagaaaggtgatcaacagtatgacttaaagatatcttgccaagcatcaggggaagcgtgctatcaataaagatcttcaaacactgtactctttttcccttcgtccaggtttttatcccactgggtttttcctggcaaggttttaacaaggcagtgtcgcacgcgcgtcaatatacatagaattttatgttacacatgattatgtactcttttttcctttgaccagtttttgtcccactaggtttttactggcaaggtttttaacgagacatattcCGTATCacttgtggtctccaagggggagtgttgtaaattataatgtggagcccacttcTACTTGCCTATATATATGGCATCCCCCTCCCCCTCTACTTAGCGAATATACAGATGAGAGAAAACATTCTCTTCTATTCCTTCTCTCTAATTTctctctagttttataacagtATATACAATCTTTATTCTCAACAAAATGTAAATCGAACTTTCTTGGGCCTCAACAAGTGGCaattaaaaaaccaacaaaataatTGGCGAATTGGATAAACatagagtttttctatttaaatcccacacttttctttgttcacccaAAAACTTATCATTAAGctcttaagttttattttgtgtaaaaagacaaaaaaggtcatccaacttaatacttaacccTAGTACATTTATACATACACCCCACCattcttcatattaagttttggAAAAACACAAATTTCTCTAAGATTACTCTTCTCTTTCAATCCAAAAAACCTACTGAACTCTCATCTTCTCTTCACAAAACCTCCTAGTTCATTCTCAATGCTGCTACATATTTGACAATAGtatttttatctctttaaGTAATGTGAGGTTGAGGTGAACTTAGAGTAGTAAGTGGCAAGATAGCAGGGTGTGGGTTGTGTGaggttgatgagttttttaattttttttttcttctgctgGGTATGTATTTAGGGGATAGTTTGGAAAAATATTGAGGTAAACTTAGAATGTGGGGTGAACAAAAGAAGTGCATGGTTTAAATAGaaagagattttctatttaaaccccacactTCTCTTAGTTCAAcccaacttttaatttaaattttcacaatttctaagaaaaccccactatcttcccaaactaccTTTAAATACACAccaaactgaaaaaataagaactaaaagagattttctgtttaaaccccacaattttctttgttcctagccaaaaaaaaaaaaacacaaacaaacgAAACCCCAAATCCGAAATTTAATACTTTCTAGAGAAAGAGAACAGCTTTACCTCTCTTCAAGAACTTTAACTGGAATTCTAACACTTGGGTattgttgagagagagagagagagagagagagagagagtgagtgagtgagtgagtgagtgagtttGTAAACATGAATTTGGAAGGAGgtttctaaaacttaatatgaagagtggtgggGTGTAGAGTGTTGCTATTTCCATCCACTTGTCCTATTTTCCCACCCaccttattttcaaaattttaaagataaatttacttctttgtaaaatgacttatGAGGACAactctctcaatctctctcACACCACCCAcaccatattttatttttctttttatttttgttcaaaattcaCACCCATCTTCATACCCAACCcaccaaacaaaatgaaatcaaCATCTTTCTCTCCCTGCGTTCTTCAAAAATTAGGAACCATAAGAAAATCTAAACTTGCAAACTATCATAAccccaattttatttttagtcaCACATAATccaattgtttttctttcttctctaacTCTAAAGCTCAAGTAGTCCCATAATTACATCAACTTTGAGCTTTTGGGCAACTCTAAAACTAACAGAAACTCatggtcattttcttttcttcctttgtcTCTTTCTGTCCTTtaaatttcaaactcaaataaCACCTCTATTGCAGTttctgaaattaaaaataaaataaagcaaatttatttttattttctggaaCAAACAAAGTAATCaatgtgagttttttttttgtaggtgATAAGAAGGTGAGTGTTTTTTTTCGTTGGCAGTAGAAGGAgagtttttctttggttgaaGAAGGAGAGTTAAATATTTGTAAGGTCATGGTGTTGTTGACTGTTGGGTTTTCGCCAGAGGAGAAGGTTGCGGTGGGGATAGGCtaattgaagaaatttttttattgttttatatatatatattttttataaaaaattgtaatagcaaatatggaaatacaattaaagggtattttagaaATAATTGTGGGTTGGAAAGATAGATTTGTGTTTATTCAAGTTTATAGGGTAGGTGAAAAGATAAGGTGGGTGGGGAAATAAAagggtggaaatagcagcactctggGATGTGTGTGTGGTGTGTGTATAGATGTATTAAGGTTAAttattaagttggatgaccttttttatctttttacataataataaaacttacaacttaatgatttaagtattatGGTCAACAAAAAGAAGTGTGAAATTTAAATAGATAatctaaataagaaaaactcTAGACATATAGATTACGCAGGAGTCGAGTCGAGAAGACAGGAAACTCGTGAAATAGGAGGCAGAGGACATGGGTAGTGTGAAAGCAGTTGCTCTTATCACCGGAGATTCCAAAGTCCGAGGCTCTCTTCATTTCGTTCAGGATACCAGCggtctctcactctctctctctctctctctctctctctctttctctctctctgcggCGTGTGtgcttttctgggttttggtgTTAATTGTTggtaatttaaatataaacaggGCCTACACAAGTAAAAGGGAGAATTACTGGGCTCTCTCCGGGCCTTCATGGTTTCCATATTCACGCTCTTGGTGATACCTCCAATGGTTGCAATTCCACTGGTAAAAGATTTCTATCTCTCTATAATTTTCAGCTTTAATTCTCAATTTTCAATGTtggctttttctttaatgggctttaattttctcatttgtttttcttggttcACTGTTGGTAAACTAGTaaagttttatattttgatgttgTTTTTTATTAGGACCTCATTTTAATCCATTGAAGAAGGACCATGGAGCTCCTTCAGATAAGGAGCGTCACGCAGGTGATTTGGGTAACGTTGTTGCAGGCCCAGATGGTATGAAAAGTATTGGTTTCTGTGTGTAATGTAGTATTGTACACCAGATGGAATGGTTCCTCAGATACATATAGCTCAGTATTTTACTAAATTTGCACTCTGCAGGAGTTGCTGAGGTTTCTCTTAAGGACTGGCAGGTAATTTGATTCATTCTCTGTTCACTCAAATCCTCTAAAATGGTAACATTGCGTCTAGCTGATGTCTTTTAATTgaaacatgcatatatatatatatatatatatatatatatatatataaatgtggatgtgcgtgtgtgtgtgtgtgtgtgtgtgtgtgtgtgtgtgtcatAGGTTATCTACAATGCTAGCATATTATTGCCATTGTTTGGAGCGTTCCCCTTTTTCTATAATCTAAGTTCTCGATATCAATCTTAGATTCCACTAAGCGGACCTCATTCCATTCTTGGGAGGGCAGTTGTAGTGCATGCTGATCCTGATGATCTTGGCAAAGGTAAGAATGTACAATTTGATTGGATGATTGTTTGCTTAATACATTTGCACTTTCATAGCATCTTCTGGAGCTTATATTGCAAAGGTGTCAATCTCATTGCATTTAGACTTAATTATGGTCGTTCTTATCATCATGCGATGAAAATTTTTCCTTCACTTTGTCCGGTTTGTGTCAATCACACAACATCTAAGAACCATTCGTTCACCCTTTTGATTCAAAAACTTGTCTCCTTAGCTCTTCATACTTTAGAAATAATTTCACTAGCATATCTCTTATCACTTCATTTTGACTTCAGGAGTTTTAGAAGAGCGGGTGAATTTACCTGTTGTGTGTTGCCCTTCTCAGTGTGTCTGAAATCATgtgtttttataataaattctaTGCATTCTTTTCCTGTTTGTGCTGctattgttaataccatggaTACGGATCGGAttttggtgctggtgtttttTCGTTTGAATGATTCCATGAGACTCGTACTGCAGTATCATATGGTTTTATCAGATTGCTGTGATGTCCATAGCTTCTAACTTGATTCCTTACCATTATTCTaacattaattatatatttcttaCTTACCCAATAAAGATGGATTGATATTGAGAGAGATGAATAGAGTAGAGAGAGGGTTAATCTGCATCTATATTTCTGTTGAGAAACGGCTgcgtttatttttgttgaggAGCTCGTTTTGGAACAATTTCTTGGTCCCTGGCTCCCTGCATGGCTGCATATCTGAAAGCATTGGAAGATTTTGAATCTGTAATACTTTGGAACTGGTGGAAATGCTATAATAGGAGGGAAAAACTATGAGCCATCTTGAGGATGAACTCCCTTTAGGAGTGAACTGATTCATTGAAAGCTTGAAGGGGAGGAACTGTAAAATTATTTTCcttggaaattttttaatactttgtTTAGTAACATCCTCTTCATGACAAACAGAATCATGAAATATATCTTGCCGCTATGGATTTTCACATGCTTCAAAATATGCTGAGACCTGTGGTGTGGGTCTTAACTATAAATTTCATGTCACCTCCGTCCTCCCCTAGCCCCACACTGCCCACCTCCGTCTCCCTCGCCCcattccatctctctctctctctctctctctctctttctcacacacacacacacacacacacagagtaAACCATACCAATTGCAAACCAAACAAGCAGCAACAGGAAGCTTCGACTCTGATATACAACAAAATATCATTCAGATATTTTTGCTCATTGGGTGTGAGTATTATTGTTAAGCACAAGATCTCTGCCCAAATTGGGCACATGAAAAGGCAACATGATGCACATATGCAGGGATGGGAGAGGAGGGAGGGCCAGGGGTAGAGGAGAGGTTGGGTTACCCATTTGGTAGcgattgtttttctttccatgGGGATTGAAACCTTCTTTAGTgacattcaaaatattttcttttggaagtCATTAATCCTGTAAGGCTAATTACATACTGTAATACAATTGATGAATGTTCTGTGATTTTGTGAAGCATCTTTTTGAGCTTATATCACAAAGATGTCAATGTCCTCAGAGTTAAAgtctaaattattttcattcttATTATCATGCCGtgtaattttatttcactTGTGCCAGGTTTGTGTCAATCACACAACATTTTATGAAGTGCTCATCCACCTAGTTGAGTCCAATTACTTAGGTCTTTGCACGTGAGAAATAATTTCTCTTGCACATCTCTTGGCACTTTGTTTTGAATTCAAGAGTTTTAGAAGTGAGTGAATTTACTTGTTTCTCTCATCATgtttaaaatcatatgttTTTTTGCAATACTTTTCCATTTGTCCTGTGATAGTTAATATCATATGAATGCAGATTGGAGTTTTGTGCATTCTTTATGCTggtatgtttttgtttgaatgttTCCATGATGTTATGATACTACAGTACCATATTACTTTATAGATCCGGAGAGTTCAAATTGTTGGAACTGTGATATAGATACTCCTTTAAGTTTTGTTGTCTGCGATCAATCCCTGGGGTAATGTCCTGATAATTGATGTGAAGGTTTTCATCCAAAAGTGAAATTAATTTCTTACTATTAAGCTACATAAATTGTAGATTTCTTACTAACCAAATGAAGAGAGattgagagatgagagagaggaaggtatatacatataatttgCATGCTAAGTTTCTGTTGAGAAACTGCAGCTTTTATTTTAGTTAAGGATTTTTTTGGATCAATTGCCTTGGTCCCTGGCTCCCCGCATGGCTGCAGATATGAAATTTGGAAAGTTTTGAATATGTGATATTTGGAACTGGAATGCTCTAAGAGTCGGGGAAAAATATGCGCTATCTTGAATATGAACTCCCTTTAGGAGTGAAAGGATTCACTGAAAGCTTGAAGTGGAGAAActggtgaaatttttttgtaatttgtttagTGTCTCCTCTTATGACATACAGAACGATGATTTATACTTGGCACAATGGTgctgagaaattaaaaaaacactgCCAAATTGGCTTCTGCCTTTTCTGTAATAACTTGCTCTGCCATCTTCAGTTATTTCAAATTTCTGTTTTCTAGTACAAATTGCAGTACTGTGGATTTATCTTCTGATTCATGTCCACCATTGAAGCTGTTCCCTGATGTCTGTTATTGTTAATGCAACAGGTGGACATGAACTCAGCAAGACTACTGGGAATGCAGGAGCAAGAGTTGGatgtggtatgtatttcacttctCTAGCCTTTTGTTGATGCAAGAAAATTGTTCTTTAAAAGTCAGTAGTAGGGTTATTGTTTCTCCCCCTTTTCCCTTTTCATCCCCCAAACTCTTTCCTATATTTGTTACATTGACTTTTTGGCAGGTATCATTGGCCTTAAGTCATCTGTTTAGAGAGAATTGCTTATTGGGCAGTTACACAACCTAATAAATGTGGTTTAGTCCTCTCTCTTTCCATATGTGTTCAGTGTTCTATAATCTTGTAATAATACTATTATATTGGTATAGGAATGCTTTACTTGGAAAATTAATGCTTGCTTCTTCGTTAAGTTCGGTTTTGAGAAAACCATTCTTTCCCTCTTGAGTGCGCTTTTTTGCTTAGTAAACTGGCAAAACTATCAATGTAGACCAACTTGAAAGTTCTGTTTGTTATACAAGTAACTTAGAAAAGTAAATTGCAAGTTCAGTAAGACTATATATCACGTGAAATGATATTTATGTACATGCTATCTCTAGCAATATTGAAATCCACAGGATATTCTCATGCTTTTATATTAACAATACAATGAAAGAATATTAAtgctttggaaaaaaaaaattatattaatgcACCGATACTCACTACTCACTTGCAAAATGTGTGTATATCATATGTACAAGTACTTCACGCGTTATCTGTTCTTCAGTATTACACACAACTATTTGGTTGAACAATGCCAGAAGTATTTCCATTTACATTGGTACAATGTGATTGAACCACTTGATTCCGGTAGGTCAAACTCACGTTTTCGAGTCGTATCCCACTGCATGGATTTGTTGCGCTGCAATCGAATTTTATTGCTACTGCTCTTCCTGATGTTCCTTGAATGTTTCGGTACAATACGTCACTGATTTTCACACCTGATGCCTGTAGATTGAACAAAGATGGAAATATGTGCATCAGACAGAGAGTTTCCATTTGATATGATAATATAACATCAAAATAGTACAAATTACTTAGTTTTATTACCTGAGCAGGGCAGTTGATATTGCGTGGGCAGTATTTTTGATCAATTACAATGGGATTTTGGACATTAAGCATTACAGCATCAATAAATTGAACACCTTGGACAAAGCCGCTGCTAGGTCTAGGCCAAGACTTAATCCTCAGCCCATTTTGAGTACCCTTGAAAATTGCGTTTCTAACCGTCACATTTTGAACTCCTTCCTCTTCCAGGTCTTTGGCCAAACTCCCTATGCTGCAATCACCACACCCATGCATGCATAAGCCAATGCTAATGCCAACTATTTTTTCATAGAAGAGATTTGGGGATGGGATTTTCTCACACGCATACATTGTTAATGTGCCACGGAGTTTGAACTTGAGAGCATtggtctgcaagtcaaggccCTTTCCACGGGGCTAGACCACAATGGCAATGCTAATACTAACAATAATTAAGGGGTTTAATTGCAACCTTAATATATATAGCTATGCAAAGCAAGAGCTAAAATCTAACCTAATGCCATGGCCAGGTCCACATGATATTTGTTCGACCCACAAGTCCTTCATGCCAGGGCCAATAGAGACGCAATCATCACCAGTTTTGATGGATGTGTTGAAAATTGCAACATTTCTTGACAATTGGACATGGATGCCATCAGTGTTTGGGCTATTGCCAGCCGCATTGACTTTGACTCCTCGAATGTAAACATCTTGGCAACCGTTTACCACAATGTGGAACATTTGGCTGTTCAACGACGTTAGTCCATTGATGCTAATGTTTTTGGAGTTTGTAAATCTCAGACTCTGCATTGGAAGAAACTTAAAAGAAATGAGAAAGAGAACATGATGAATATACTTGTAGGGTAACTTAGACCACAAGCTTACACAAGCATTATCATtgcaagaaaaagataaattacTAATTGTTGCTATGTTGGTTCACAAtaacaaatgaaaagaagaagcaaattaCTGACCGTGGCTCCGTTGGGACAGCCAGTGCTTGCAGCTAACTTGCAAGCCCACAAGGCAGTACCTTTGGCATCAAGTGTGCCTCCAACGATGGAAACACCGGTAACTCGTTCGAAGCTGAGCCAGTTGTTAGCTTGGCCTAGAATACGGTAATCAGATGAAGCAATCAACGTTCCGTCGATCTGGAAAGTAATATCTAGGGTTTTGCATTTGTCACCTCTAAACTTGATAGCAGAGGGAAGCAAATACCTCCCTTTTGGTACACTTATGGTAGTGGAATCGTTAGAGGCACAAGCTGCAGACCATGCATCAACAAAAGCTTGGGTGGAATCCGTTGCACCATTAGGCTTAGCTCCAAAACTTAGGACATTGTAAATGAATGCACTCTCAACAACCAATGATTGTAGAATCATCAATACTACAACTC
Proteins encoded in this region:
- the LOC18770306 gene encoding superoxide dismutase [Cu-Zn] 2, producing the protein MGSVKAVALITGDSKVRGSLHFVQDTSGPTQVKGRITGLSPGLHGFHIHALGDTSNGCNSTGPHFNPLKKDHGAPSDKERHAGDLGNVVAGPDGVAEVSLKDWQIPLSGPHSILGRAVVVHADPDDLGKGGHELSKTTGNAGARVGCGIIGLKSSV
- the LOC18769074 gene encoding polygalacturonase-like, whose amino-acid sequence is MYHIDYKYPNTLHSFHQNLTFHSFPSNISILISLLLPLTQEKKKRKKRRREGKMVNVTNCLYRVVVLMILQSLVVESAFIYNVLSFGAKPNGATDSTQAFVDAWSAACASNDSTTISVPKGRYLLPSAIKFRGDKCKTLDITFQIDGTLIASSDYRILGQANNWLSFERVTGVSIVGGTLDAKGTALWACKLAASTGCPNGATSLRFTNSKNISINGLTSLNSQMFHIVVNGCQDVYIRGVKVNAAGNSPNTDGIHVQLSRNVAIFNTSIKTGDDCVSIGPGMKDLWVEQISCGPGHGISIGSLAKDLEEEGVQNVTVRNAIFKGTQNGLRIKSWPRPSSGFVQGVQFIDAVMLNVQNPIVIDQKYCPRNINCPAQASGVKISDVLYRNIQGTSGRAVAIKFDCSATNPCSGIRLENVSLTYRNQVVQSHCTNVNGNTSGIVQPNSCV